One Streptosporangium sp. NBC_01495 DNA window includes the following coding sequences:
- a CDS encoding Gfo/Idh/MocA family protein → MSPQSIGVVMNGVTGRMGYRQHLVRSVLAINEQGGVTLSGGGRVLLRPVLVGRNAEKLQRLAADHGIDAWTTDLDTALADDANLIYFDAQVTQARVKAVLAAIEAGKHVYAEKPTAETYEDALALAEAATARGVKNGVVQDKLFLPGLLKLRRLIDGGFFGRILSVRGEFGYWVFEGDWQDAQRPSWNYRAEDGGGIVLDMFPHWAYVLENLFGRITSVYAQAVTHIPERVDERGESYRATADDAAYGVFELEGGIIAQINSSWNVRVNRDELVEFQVDGTHGSAVAGLRGCRIQHRATTPKPVWNPDLPATARFRDGWQEVPDNTEFDNGFKIQWERFVRHVAEDAPFPYDFTSGARGVRLAELGLRSSAEGRRLAVEP, encoded by the coding sequence ATGTCCCCGCAAAGCATCGGCGTTGTGATGAACGGTGTCACTGGCCGCATGGGCTACCGCCAGCACCTGGTCCGCTCTGTCCTGGCGATCAACGAGCAGGGCGGCGTGACACTGTCGGGCGGTGGGAGGGTCCTGCTCAGGCCGGTGCTGGTGGGCCGGAACGCCGAGAAGTTGCAGAGGCTGGCGGCCGACCACGGCATCGACGCCTGGACCACCGACCTCGACACGGCCCTCGCCGACGACGCCAACCTGATCTACTTCGACGCCCAGGTCACCCAGGCCCGCGTGAAGGCCGTGCTCGCGGCGATCGAGGCGGGCAAGCACGTCTACGCGGAGAAGCCGACCGCCGAGACGTACGAGGACGCGCTGGCGCTGGCCGAGGCCGCGACCGCCAGGGGTGTGAAGAACGGCGTCGTGCAGGACAAGCTCTTCCTGCCGGGCCTGCTCAAGCTCAGGCGCCTGATCGACGGCGGCTTCTTCGGCCGGATCCTGTCGGTGCGCGGCGAGTTCGGCTACTGGGTGTTCGAGGGCGACTGGCAGGACGCGCAGCGCCCGTCGTGGAACTACCGCGCCGAGGACGGCGGCGGCATCGTCCTCGACATGTTCCCGCACTGGGCGTACGTGCTGGAGAACCTGTTCGGCCGGATCACCTCGGTCTACGCCCAGGCCGTCACCCACATCCCCGAGCGGGTGGACGAGCGGGGCGAGAGCTACCGGGCCACCGCCGACGACGCCGCCTACGGGGTGTTCGAGCTGGAGGGCGGGATCATCGCGCAGATCAACTCCTCCTGGAACGTCAGGGTGAACCGCGACGAGCTGGTGGAGTTCCAGGTGGACGGCACGCACGGCAGCGCCGTCGCGGGCCTGCGCGGCTGCCGGATCCAGCACCGCGCCACCACTCCCAAGCCGGTCTGGAACCCCGACCTGCCCGCCACCGCCCGCTTCAGGGACGGCTGGCAGGAGGTGCCCGACAACACGGAGTTCGACAACGGCTTCAAGATCCAGTGGGAGCGGTTCGTCCGCCACGTGGCCGAGGACGCGCCCTTCCCCTACGACTTCACCTCGGGCGCGCGCGGCGTCCGCCTCGCCGAGCTGGGCCTGCGCTCCTCCGCCGAGGGCCGCCGCCTGGCGGTGGAGCCGTGA
- a CDS encoding PadR family transcriptional regulator: protein MSAIRLLVLGAVRERGRAHGYQVRGDLESWGAHEWSTAKPGSIYHALRQMAKQGLLRAHEMAPSAAGGPPRVEYELTDEGDAEFLGMLRTALARHDQKIDELTAGVGFLTCLPREEVIALLRERLAALDGWRSEVARHWSSDEADSRDWEPTAEIMRLWTHFSGSGAEWTRGLIERLEGDVRTS from the coding sequence GTGTCGGCCATCCGGCTGCTGGTGCTCGGGGCCGTCCGCGAACGTGGCCGGGCGCACGGCTACCAGGTGCGCGGCGACCTGGAGAGCTGGGGCGCGCACGAGTGGTCCACGGCCAAGCCGGGGTCGATCTACCACGCGCTCAGGCAGATGGCCAAGCAGGGGTTGCTGCGCGCCCACGAGATGGCGCCGAGCGCCGCGGGCGGGCCGCCCCGCGTGGAGTACGAGCTCACCGACGAAGGTGACGCGGAGTTCCTGGGCATGTTGCGCACGGCTCTGGCCAGGCACGACCAGAAGATCGACGAGCTGACGGCCGGGGTGGGTTTCCTCACCTGCCTGCCCAGGGAAGAGGTGATCGCGCTGCTGAGGGAGCGGCTGGCGGCCCTCGACGGCTGGCGCTCGGAGGTCGCCCGCCACTGGTCGTCCGACGAGGCCGACTCCCGGGACTGGGAGCCGACCGCCGAGATCATGCGGCTCTGGACGCACTTCTCCGGCAGCGGCGCCGAGTGGACCCGCGGGCTGATCGAACGCCTGGAAGGGGACGTGCGCACGTCCTGA
- a CDS encoding VOC family protein produces MANETTVPALPCRSIDEIEEFYTALGFTRTYHQVRPNPYLALRREDIHLHFFTIPGFNPEDSYGTCIITVPDTGALFSAFAEGMRSAYGKLLISGIPRMTRPRKRKNADNLAGFTIVDPGGNWIRIFPSSNDASREEPPAGRLATALQNAVVIGDSKGDHRQAAKILDGALARAGDAPNAELVEALLYRAEIALTLSDRDRAGELLARVRAIPLEAAERERLAEALAGADDIEAALSAG; encoded by the coding sequence ATGGCCAACGAGACGACCGTGCCGGCACTGCCCTGCCGATCGATCGACGAGATCGAGGAGTTCTACACCGCGCTGGGTTTCACCAGGACCTATCACCAGGTTCGCCCGAACCCGTACCTCGCCCTACGGCGGGAGGACATCCATCTGCACTTCTTCACCATCCCGGGCTTCAACCCGGAAGACTCCTACGGCACCTGCATCATCACCGTCCCCGATACCGGAGCTCTCTTCAGCGCCTTCGCCGAGGGCATGCGATCCGCGTACGGCAAGCTCCTGATCTCCGGGATCCCCCGGATGACCAGGCCCAGGAAACGGAAGAACGCCGACAACCTCGCCGGGTTCACGATCGTCGATCCGGGAGGGAACTGGATCCGGATCTTCCCCTCGTCCAACGACGCGAGCCGGGAGGAACCCCCGGCCGGCCGGCTCGCCACGGCGCTGCAGAACGCCGTCGTCATCGGCGACTCCAAAGGCGATCACCGGCAGGCCGCCAAGATCCTCGACGGCGCGCTGGCGCGAGCGGGGGACGCGCCGAACGCGGAGCTCGTCGAAGCGCTCCTCTACCGCGCCGAGATAGCCCTGACGCTCTCCGACCGCGATCGGGCGGGCGAGCTGCTGGCCCGCGTCCGCGCGATCCCCCTGGAGGCCGCGGAGCGGGAGCGGCTGGCCGAGGCGCTGGCCGGCGCCGACGACATCGAGGCGGCCCTGTCGGCCGGCTGA
- a CDS encoding HNH endonuclease family protein — MKRVVTGISAALTAILLTVSLTAGTASATPPNIPSAATAASRLATLTVAAETNQSSYNRSLFNHWITISGACNTRETVLKRDGTGVVVDSSCAATSGRWYSPFDGATWTAASDVDIDHMVPLAEAWRSGAYAWTSAQRQSYANDLGGPELWAVTDNVNQTKGDQDPSTWQPPLASFDCTYARAWIQVKYYWKLTLQSSEKSALQGMLASC, encoded by the coding sequence GTGAAACGAGTCGTCACCGGGATCTCCGCTGCCCTCACGGCAATTCTCCTCACCGTTTCCCTGACAGCAGGGACGGCGTCGGCGACCCCGCCCAACATTCCCTCCGCGGCCACCGCCGCGAGCAGGCTCGCGACGCTCACCGTCGCGGCCGAGACCAACCAGTCCTCCTACAACCGGTCGCTGTTCAACCACTGGATCACCATCAGCGGCGCCTGCAACACCCGGGAGACGGTGCTCAAGAGGGACGGTACGGGAGTGGTCGTCGACTCCAGCTGCGCGGCCACCTCCGGCCGCTGGTACTCCCCGTTCGACGGCGCCACCTGGACCGCCGCGAGCGACGTCGACATCGACCACATGGTGCCGCTGGCCGAGGCGTGGCGTTCCGGCGCCTACGCGTGGACCAGCGCGCAGCGCCAGTCCTACGCCAACGACCTGGGCGGCCCCGAGCTGTGGGCGGTGACCGACAACGTCAACCAGACCAAGGGCGACCAGGACCCCTCGACGTGGCAGCCGCCGCTGGCGAGCTTCGACTGCACCTACGCCAGGGCGTGGATCCAGGTGAAGTACTACTGGAAGCTGACCCTGCAGAGCTCGGAGAAGAGCGCCCTGCAGGGCATGCTCGCGAGCTGCTGA
- a CDS encoding discoidin domain-containing protein: protein MSGTRQPRLRHLLAAALAAALAATLVTATPAQAATPSPAQQWTEVQQLLAGIKGRWTNQAYTGAVSNTVPSTALLGNGDVGVTSAGGDGFKTFHITKGNFWAGNPNPSLVSLGSVSISPNGGTGSSGNLALGASATASSSHPSFPPSRAVNGGWGSGYEGWVSEVGKPQTITLDLGSAKTFTRYVVRHDSAARPAETANNTRNFTVSVSSNNSTWSTVDTVTGNTGGVSDRTIASVSARYVRLNITEPTQGTTPDSTANPRARIGQIELYGAGGPTQPSGPFLEEQNILKGEVDTTMTIGGVPVAMKTWTGANDNLVVTQIQSLGSSTVRLKAQTSAGSPAPRTGFTNTAGVSGSTTWATRQTPSGSRWVSRASLATRLIGANPVGSPTASGAAATTVFDLAPGQTVRVVTAVAGGGQNPADPAPAARALVDGQSGGTLDTLYNAHVEWWKQYWLKSYVDLNDDVLERFYYGSLYLIGSSSRAGKTAPGLYGVWATTDSPQFSGDMHLNYNWMANFYGVYSSNRTDLALPYYDLVQAYLPEARRRAQQDLRRVKPDYIGARFPSGGVPSGVLFPVGIAPFGATADDNYHQQVVNSLFTVSQYIAYYDYTRDRTFLTSKAYPFMKEVAAFFQHYLEYDAGAQRYNLYGGPHEGTWGRNSSADLGLLRNLLSTLIEASTELNVDAGDRATWTNILQRLAPIPTTTHNGKKVYALADPGTLSDGRAIRPGDNTVNLEFVHPGEALGINSPAADRQTAIDTLDAMNSWGQDNSFPKVFTQAARVGYPAQSLIDRLKNQISTKMDANLLIRDPNHGTEKGGAIEAVNNLMLQSDGGVMRVFPVWPTNRNASFVKLREKDALVVSSAFSGGRVTYVDITSEAGRQVRLQHPWPGQTIVVNRVGGGTVAHTVSGNVITFPTQAGATYTIAAP from the coding sequence GTGAGCGGAACAAGGCAACCCCGTCTCAGACACCTCCTCGCCGCCGCGCTGGCCGCCGCGCTCGCGGCCACGCTCGTGACGGCCACCCCGGCCCAGGCCGCGACCCCCTCCCCCGCCCAGCAGTGGACCGAGGTCCAGCAGCTGCTCGCCGGCATCAAGGGCAGATGGACCAACCAGGCGTACACCGGCGCCGTGTCGAACACCGTGCCGAGCACCGCCCTGCTCGGCAACGGCGACGTCGGCGTCACCTCCGCCGGAGGTGACGGTTTCAAGACCTTCCACATCACCAAGGGGAACTTCTGGGCGGGCAACCCCAACCCCTCCCTGGTCTCCCTCGGCTCGGTCTCCATCTCCCCCAACGGCGGCACGGGCTCCTCGGGCAACCTCGCGCTGGGCGCCTCGGCGACGGCGTCGAGCTCCCACCCGAGCTTCCCGCCGAGCCGGGCCGTCAACGGCGGGTGGGGCTCCGGGTACGAGGGCTGGGTCTCCGAGGTCGGCAAGCCCCAGACGATCACCCTCGACCTGGGATCCGCCAAGACCTTCACCCGCTACGTCGTCAGGCACGACTCCGCCGCCCGGCCCGCCGAGACGGCCAACAACACCAGGAACTTCACCGTCTCGGTCAGCTCCAACAACAGCACCTGGTCCACCGTGGACACGGTGACCGGCAACACCGGCGGGGTGAGCGACCGGACGATCGCCTCGGTCAGCGCCCGCTACGTGCGGCTGAACATCACCGAGCCGACCCAGGGCACGACACCGGACTCCACCGCCAACCCCCGCGCCCGCATCGGCCAAATCGAGCTCTACGGGGCCGGAGGGCCCACCCAGCCGTCCGGGCCGTTCCTCGAGGAGCAGAACATCCTCAAGGGCGAAGTCGACACCACGATGACCATCGGCGGCGTGCCGGTGGCCATGAAGACCTGGACCGGCGCCAACGACAACCTCGTGGTCACCCAGATCCAGTCGCTCGGCTCCTCCACGGTGCGGCTGAAGGCGCAGACCTCCGCCGGATCGCCCGCCCCCAGGACGGGCTTCACCAACACGGCGGGCGTCTCGGGCAGCACGACGTGGGCGACGCGCCAGACCCCCTCGGGGTCGAGGTGGGTCTCCCGGGCCTCCCTCGCCACCCGGCTGATCGGCGCGAACCCGGTGGGCAGCCCCACCGCCTCGGGCGCGGCGGCGACGACGGTCTTCGACCTGGCCCCCGGCCAGACCGTCCGCGTCGTGACGGCCGTCGCCGGCGGCGGCCAGAACCCGGCGGACCCCGCACCGGCCGCCCGCGCGCTGGTGGACGGCCAGAGCGGCGGAACGCTCGACACGCTCTACAACGCGCACGTCGAGTGGTGGAAGCAGTACTGGCTCAAGTCGTACGTCGACCTCAACGACGACGTGCTGGAGAGGTTCTACTACGGGTCGCTGTACCTGATCGGCTCCTCCAGCCGGGCGGGCAAGACGGCCCCCGGCCTCTACGGCGTCTGGGCCACCACCGACTCGCCCCAGTTCAGCGGTGACATGCACCTGAACTACAACTGGATGGCCAACTTCTACGGCGTCTACTCCAGCAACAGGACCGACCTCGCCCTGCCGTACTACGACCTGGTGCAGGCCTACCTGCCCGAGGCCAGGCGGCGGGCGCAGCAGGACCTGAGGCGGGTCAAGCCGGACTACATAGGCGCCCGCTTCCCCAGCGGCGGCGTGCCCAGCGGCGTGCTCTTCCCCGTCGGCATCGCGCCCTTCGGCGCCACCGCCGACGACAACTACCACCAGCAGGTGGTCAACTCGCTGTTCACCGTCTCGCAGTACATCGCCTACTACGACTACACCAGGGACCGGACCTTCCTGACGTCGAAGGCGTACCCCTTCATGAAGGAGGTCGCCGCCTTCTTCCAGCACTACCTGGAGTACGACGCCGGAGCGCAGCGCTACAACCTCTACGGCGGGCCGCACGAGGGCACCTGGGGACGCAACTCCAGCGCCGACCTCGGGCTGCTGCGGAACCTGCTGTCGACGCTGATCGAGGCGAGCACGGAGCTCAACGTCGACGCGGGCGACCGGGCCACCTGGACGAACATCCTGCAGCGCCTGGCGCCGATCCCGACCACGACCCACAACGGCAAGAAGGTCTACGCGCTGGCCGACCCGGGCACGCTCAGCGACGGCCGTGCCATCCGGCCGGGCGACAACACCGTCAACCTGGAGTTCGTCCATCCCGGCGAGGCCCTCGGGATCAACTCCCCGGCGGCCGACCGGCAGACCGCGATCGACACGCTCGACGCGATGAACTCCTGGGGCCAGGACAACAGCTTCCCCAAGGTGTTCACCCAGGCCGCGCGGGTGGGCTACCCGGCCCAGAGCCTGATCGACAGGCTGAAGAACCAGATCAGCACCAAGATGGACGCCAACCTGCTCATCCGGGACCCCAACCACGGGACCGAGAAGGGCGGGGCGATCGAGGCGGTCAACAACCTGATGCTGCAGAGTGACGGCGGCGTCATGCGGGTGTTCCCCGTCTGGCCGACGAACAGGAACGCGAGCTTCGTCAAGCTGCGGGAGAAGGACGCCCTGGTCGTCTCCAGCGCGTTCTCCGGCGGGCGCGTGACCTACGTCGACATCACCAGCGAGGCGGGCCGCCAGGTGCGCCTGCAGCACCCCTGGCCCGGCCAGACGATCGTGGTCAACCGGGTCGGCGGCGGCACGGTGGCCCACACCGTCAGCGGCAACGTGATCACCTTCCCGACCCAGGCGGGCGCGACGTACACCATCGCGGCCCCGTGA
- a CDS encoding DUF7158 domain-containing protein has product MTAAHVHRTPATARAGKTPVTAAHAHETHETGARTGETSTTGAHTHQAHETPVTAHAGDRPVTAAHAHETPAVAAWVGETPVTVARVEERVRLLRAGPRGPLLPADGTTEGRQLRRWAVQLLVTEQVVADEAARRGLTAACDPPEPPLELDATARLELGSVLAAVLAASPLAQALYREMTAGVTVGDHEVAAYYAANQDRYRGRPARMVTHHYDDRPVNGGRRYLVRQGEFAEAIDRALFAAPEDAVVGPIERHTFVTGPLQAGTVTLQRAAPRIRADLLEAGRRRSFALWADARCARAVLLPGFEHPGDIRQPDHTHRH; this is encoded by the coding sequence ATGACCGCCGCGCACGTCCACCGGACGCCCGCGACCGCCCGCGCCGGGAAGACGCCCGTGACCGCCGCGCACGCCCACGAGACGCACGAGACCGGCGCCCGCACCGGAGAGACGTCCACGACCGGCGCGCACACCCACCAGGCGCACGAGACGCCCGTGACCGCCCACGCCGGAGATAGGCCCGTGACCGCCGCGCACGCCCACGAGACGCCCGCGGTCGCCGCCTGGGTCGGGGAGACGCCCGTGACGGTGGCGCGGGTCGAGGAGCGCGTCCGGCTGCTGCGGGCGGGGCCGCGCGGCCCCCTGCTGCCCGCCGACGGCACGACCGAGGGCCGCCAGCTGCGCCGCTGGGCCGTCCAGCTGCTCGTCACCGAGCAGGTCGTCGCCGACGAGGCGGCGCGGCGCGGCCTGACGGCGGCCTGCGATCCCCCGGAGCCCCCGCTGGAGCTGGACGCCACCGCGCGGCTGGAGCTCGGAAGCGTGCTGGCCGCCGTCCTGGCGGCCAGTCCGCTCGCGCAGGCCCTCTATCGGGAGATGACCGCCGGCGTCACCGTCGGCGACCACGAGGTGGCCGCCTACTACGCCGCCAACCAGGACAGGTACCGGGGCCGTCCCGCCCGCATGGTGACCCACCACTACGACGACCGGCCGGTCAACGGCGGCCGCCGTTACCTGGTGCGCCAGGGCGAGTTCGCCGAGGCGATCGACAGGGCGCTGTTCGCGGCGCCCGAGGACGCCGTCGTGGGCCCGATCGAGCGCCACACCTTCGTCACGGGCCCGCTCCAGGCGGGGACCGTCACGCTCCAGCGGGCCGCCCCGCGGATCAGGGCCGACCTGCTGGAGGCCGGGCGCCGCCGGAGCTTCGCGCTGTGGGCGGACGCGCGGTGCGCGAGGGCCGTCCTCCTGCCGGGCTTCGAGCATCCCGGCGACATCCGGCAACCCGACCACACCCACCGGCACTGA